CAATTATGTTTAGTCAAGGTTAGTTTTCTGCTGCCAATACCAATCAAAATTCTTTGTGAACAATGTAAACAAACATTACTTTTTTGACTTTAGAACCCCTGACTTTTGCTTCTTAGTGGACACTATTTGGGTTACTACCCAAATCTGTGTACCCTGAATTGCAATTCTTTGAtcctaaataaatacttttgcTTCAATATTGCCTTCTGACAATTTTAGATTGATAGGTGGTTATACCAGCCATCTCACCTGGCCCCTCTTTGACAAAAGAGTGGGGTAAGCTGGAGCTCTGCTTTCAGGGGGAACATTCACCATTGCGTAGATTAGGGTTTGGACTAGCTATGCACCTCATCTCTCAATAGCCCTCTCCTGCAATCCAGTCTTTCCTGATCATTGTCCTATTCCAGATCCCTGGCTACACTGACTAGCATTATACACTTATGTATAGCATAGGGGAGCATTGGCACTCCTTCAGTAGGCCTTGGATAGCAGAAGCCTCCTAGACCTGTGTAACTAGAGTTCAACCACAACCACTTGCATAGACTCCAGGGTAGAAGGAGCCTATCCCCTATCATTTTCAGGAGGCAACTGCAAATTGGCACCAACCTGCCCCTGTCTGTACTTGCCACCTGATGGGATCTTATACTTCTCCAGTAATCAGGGCTCTTAGGTGTTCCTTATTGGAGACTATCCCAGGTCACTCCAACCTCTACTCTGGCAGGCTGTCCAGCATCTCTGGCTCTGCCTGCAGAGATGTATGCCCATTTGTGTGAGATAGAGCTGGGAATAAAGCAGATGCCTTGTTCTCCCAAGATCCTGCCCCTTCTGATACTTGCCCTGTTGAGAGTccctggagaaggaagaggaggaggagaagaggaggcagagagagagagagagagagagagagagagagagagagaaataaggcccctttaaaatggaaatattttaaagggacACAAGCTTCTTGGGAACTTCCAGCTGCACAAAATATTCTTCTCTAAATGACCAAAGAACTTATACACATAATTAGGAGGGAGCTAAATATGTAAATACTATTCTCaactatgtatatatgtgtgggAGTCTGTGAATGGCAAGTTCTGAGCCAATTGTatcacatatacatgtgtgtcatatatatatataatcatacacACAATTAGAATCTAAAGTATCTCCTAAAAGGTAGAAATTCTTCTAGACTGGCTAGCAAATACACTGTTCATTAAACTATTTTGTCAAAGTAGAACAAGTATATACTATTGATGCTTTGAAGCAAAACGTATAAATGTCTATCGTACACCTTTGAAGCATTTATCCACATGCcaaattatgataaaattttactttagaaaaaaatatataattgtatttcaGGAACATCCTATTTCACACTGTTGTATTAAAattgataatatttaaaatcatttgacAGCTGTTTTAAAGTAGACAAATAATGCAAAATGCCAGTGTTTACATTGATTAGGAAACCTAACTTTATCCATTCAGCAAACTTCTATTTTGTCCAGAATGTCCAATGACACTCATTCCTATTGTATAATAGTGACGTATGCTAGCCACTTTTCctaaagattattttatgttaacttgtttaattttaaaaacaagcttgTAAAATAAAGACTATTATCATCTCTGCTTTGGATATGAAAACAAATTAGTCAAACAGATGTTAAGTATCTTtctcaagatcacagagctagtaagccatggagctgggatttaaaccagAGTCTCTGCTCTAACCATTATGGTTTGTTGCCATAAAATAGATTTGCCATTCAGTACTCTGAATAAGTAGAAGTTACCTTGTACAgagtttattttatgaaaatattgggAATACTTACCTTGTACAgagtttattttatgaaaatattgggAATACTAAGATTATTTTGGCCATGATTAGTATGACACTAGTTTACATCTCTTCTTATAAAGTACCTAAGACTGAGTTTTTAAAGTTCTGATCTATTCAATTTCAAATACTGGGAAAACACAGAATGTGAAGTATGCTTTACTGTAAACATTTTTGGAGATGAAATTGGGGCTGTTAGAATTCCTATAACTAAGAGATTTACACATCTCTGAGAAGACATTTTTTGTGatctgtttcattcatttcatgATTAAGCATGTAATGTCATGATTATTCTGATATATAATGATCTCTTAAGGCCTGCTTTCTTTTCTAGCATGGAAACCAGAAGAAAAGCTACATTCATACTTTACTTGATATCAAATTGCCAAAGTCAGAGCACAGACTTAAGATCTACAGTATGCTGGATTTCTGCCAATTGAATTACAACCCTATTGTCATCTAACAGGAATACAGGACAGAAAGCTAAATATATGTTAACACTGTAATATAACCATGTAATATAACCAAAGTAATTTTTCCTAGGCTTTAGAATGtagtaaaatatttgaaggacAATAATGTTTAAATATCTCTGAAGGATAATGTAGATTTGGACTAAACGTTGCTTCAATAGgatttggaaaacagttttgaaTTAGTCACTTCTCTTTAGTTATGGTTAATAGAAATTTGAGTCCATTTAAATGGCTTAGACTAATGAAGGTGTTTATTATGTTACAGAGGGGAAGCTGATTAGGGTGGTAcacaaaattgaagaaaaagcTACCAAATTCGGGGCACCACGGATGAAATTGCATTGTGctattctctgcttctgtttAAATTGATAAGGCAACAAGTATCTTAGCAAACCCAACTGAaaaatccaacttaaaaaaaaaatctatctctgAGCTTCCATTCATCAATTCATGAACTCAGATTTGTCTTGCTTGGGTCACAGATCTGCTCCTATAGACCTTAAACCATAGGTCTACCCCTTAAACTACCCCTTTGTGTTTTACCAAAACAGAAAGTTCAGATCTGGATCTGTGGTTGTCTCTTTTGCTATGAGGAAAGGGATTCAGGGTGCCTGGAAATAGAGAAGTAGAGtctttcaaagaaaagagaacataatTTCCAAAAAAACGTGGCAAGAAGGAACTTAAACCTAGATATTGAGAGGATATAATCAATACTTGTCCATTAGGTTGATTCTGTATTCAAACACAAACCatactaaaagatgaaaaaaataatgcagcaaaccacatttatatgtaaaatttaggTATTTTCTTTTAAGGCTGAGAAAAAATTCTGAGGTACAGATGTCAAAATTTGCCTCCAGTTTTCCTTcaatacaaagaattttaaaaatgtattttctttcaaaaaaacttttattttagtttagtttcagTTTTTGCTACAGTTGTTGCAGGGTTACTGGGTTCTTGTCTCaaggagttgaagaatgaatctcatggacacAAAAgggtgaaatgaaatgaaagcttATTAAGGGAAGGTGAAagcagaaaggaatgaaaaaaagctTTCTAGAGAGAGGAAGTTCCCAAATGGTTTGACACTGAGGGCTATtggcagtcttttattgagaactgactgGGAAGCTTGTAGCTTTGAGATTCATGTGCCATCTTGGTTTAAGCAAAGATGATTGATAACATCCTTCATGGCTCACTTTTCTGAGGTCTGGTCATTTTCTGTGATTACAACAtagctgccaaaaaaaaaaaaaaaatactccctaACATCCAGGGCAGGTGGTCTagtttgttcccttatctctggttttgtCGGCCTCAGCATTTCTCCACATTTGGGATTTCTATGAGCCTGGTCACATAGGCCCCTGTGTGAGCCTAGTCAGGGGAGTCAGGGGCCTCCTATCTCACCGTAACCCTTTCCATACCCACAGTTATTActtagaaatgaacaaaataaaacattgtgaCATTTCCAAATTATCTACCAAGTTTATAAAATGAGTTCATGAATTCaagtatttaaattctattttctgaattaaaattacaaaatatcatGCAAGAATTGAGTCAAAATCATGTCCCTATGCTTTCAAAGGAGCTATTGGTCTCCTTTGAAACTACCTAAATTTGGGAgggggggacacctgagtggctcagcagttaagtgtctgcctttggcccagggcatgatcctagagtcctgggattaagtcccacattgagctccctgcatagaacttatgtctctgcccaccccccatgtctctcatgaataaataaataaaatattttttaaaaaagtatctacattttttgtatatatggAGAATTATCTGATTTAATGAAGATAGGTTATTTTGATTATTCCACTATAAACTATTTGACTGAATGATAAAGCCAATCATTTAAGGAAAAATCAAACTTGGAATATTACTCctctaataaaaacaaatattaagacTTGAGAATCTTGGAAATAGACCAGAAACTTATGATTTGTCATCATCACCAAATTAATGCAATTGTTTAGATGTTCTTTCTATCTACCAATATAATTTGCCTTTGCTCAGTACTGTAAAACTTCGAGGACTGAGATTAAAAGCAGGTGAATAGTGTCTACAGGTTTCTCCCTTGGCTCTTAGTTTAATAGTCCAGAGATGGCTATTTTTGCTATAACCTTGGCTTACGCTGGAGATAAAAATCTCacaatctcttcctttctctcattaTGAGGTAATTCATTAAAAGTAGagcaaacagggatccctgggtggcgcagcggtttggcgcctgcctttggcccagggcgcgatcctggagacccgggatcgaatcccacatcgggctcccggtgcatggagcctgcttctccctctgcctgtgtctctgcctctctctctctcaccgtgtgcctatcataaataaataaaaattaaaaaaaaaagtagagcaaaCAACCAAAATATAGAACAACAAAATTTCAAATTCCTTATTTCAATTTCCTAGTCTACTGCCTCCTGCTGGTGCAGCCTACAAGCCTCCTCCGGTCTTtcaggatttctatttcttcccctAAAAACCAAGTACCAGCACCTGTAATGCATAATCATAGAGGTTCTGGATGGAAAGCCACCGAGACATCTATCTCCCCAAGCTAGAAACAGAAGACATTCTCTCcagcatagtttttaaaaaataggtgttTGGCCTTCAAGAAACGACTTGGCCCTTAAGATGGAGATTTACCTTGTCAGTCCACTGCTTTATTAAGGGACACTTTCCAGTTCCCAGGAACTGGGGCAGAGAAGCTGTGAGCTTATGTCCACCTGTGCTGTGGATTGTTCTACCCTCCAGCCCTGTGCCCAAAACTACTGGGACATTAAACTCAATCCTCTCGTCCTCTCTTAGAATGTGTCCCCTGAATTTACAGATGGCCTTTTCCTTAGagtaactaaatttttaaatttattattaaagttaattATGTCCTCTTCCTGTCCAATTTTATTACCATCATACCTGCCCAGAGGAAAATAGCATTAATAATAAGTCCTTCACCTCTTTATCTATACATAAGCAAATGTATACAAGCATGATTACATAAACTGGTCAGTATGCAGCCTCGATTACAACCTTGACCTTAGCTTGGGGTGACAGTCATAATGCCCACTGTCCCAACACCATGTAATCCTCAGCAGGTGAACTAACTCACTTGCTCTTTTAATATATGATGGAAGGTTGGCTGTTTTACTAACACAGTAGCCCCACACCAACGTTAATAGTCACTAGAATGATTTCAGTGCAGTTGTTTTCAACCTTAGCTGACAATTAGAATTGTAAGAgtagcttaaattttttttcaataacctAACCACACCTTTGATCTATTAACTCAGAGTCTTAAGAGGTGGGATAATCTCAGGCCTCAGCATTTCTTCAAAGCTCCTCTGTATAATTTCAGTGTACAGCTGATTTGAGAACTATTTCCACAAGGCCAGAGAGATCACATTGTGTGACACGTATGTACCCTGACCACCCCAACCAATCTCCGCATTAAGGAGTTGTTGGACAAGGTCACAAAAATGAAATAGCTGAGGTTTGTAATTACCTTTGTCCGAATTTGGCCTACACGAACCAAACTAATTTTGCTAACATTGCAGAAAGAGCCATCCActgaggtgatggatgtattaACTAAACTGATAGCGGACATCAGTTCACTCTACATACATACATCAAATCATTgggttgtacatcttaaacttatatGGTGTTACATGTCAGCTATAACTCAaggaagctggaaaaaataaaataaaaaatatataaatgtttttaagacagaaatgaaagagCCTTCGATGCTCAAGGATGGTTCCACTACCTTTGCCTCTGAACATACTTACTCAAGGAAGGTAGTATTGAAGTCATTTATCCAAACATTGTCAAATACCCAGGCTGAGTTAAGCATCAGCAGTGGACTTTGTGAAACTGACAGTTTCTGCAGTCCTGCCCTCCAGTCATTAAGTCAATTGCTGTAAGAAGTGGCCCAGGAATCTGTCCTTTTATGGGGGACTATCTGTATAAATCTTACATGAAGACAAGTTTGGAAATCATGTAACTCTTCAATGAAGGAAGGACAGTTACCCAAAATAAGTACAAAACATGGCCTTTCCCCAGGAATTATGACAgtacatgtgtgtgagtgtgtgtgtgtgtgtgtgtgtgtgtgtgtgtgtgtgtgatatctcCTAGGTATTTTGcataagagggagagagagagagagaaatttttgtTATATGCCATGTCTCATAAACCAAGGCACCAGAAAGCAATGTGGGCTAAATTACTTTCTGACGAAGACGTTAGTGAATCTTCAAGAGCTTTAGGTTACTCATCCATTGTAAAGGCTGTCAGAGATGACATCATGGTGGCAGAAAAGCAGGGAGATGTCTATGAGCAGTAGGATCTAATTGAACTCCAGAGCCCCTCTGAAGTCAGAGACAGAAATGTTCTCTTTTAGTCAGTGTGAAAGCCAGAGTGTGCAtgagagaagaatgaagagataaaagataccggggggtagggggtggggtgggaaacaAACATGTAACCTCTTTATAGgaacaaaataaccaaaaaagatattttaactaTTAATAGCAGATCTTTTTTATGGttagaaatagaagaataaagaagaaattatctttcccatgggaataaagaaaaacccaaatgtgTGGGAGTCAAGTACAGTTGTTGAcctttaatgaataattttatctttgtgaGAATGACAATGACAGTAAGCtactaaagaaatgaaagagtaaagttgctttttaaaaatatgtgtgtatatataagttGTATTTTGATCCTATATGATAATTAGTAAAGCCTGTTCACTTGAACTATGATGAAATATTTATCTAGGTTTTAATATTTGTACCTAAAGatattttgcttataattttcaCATTAAACTTTAATTCTTTTGTTCTAGAGTTTCTCTTAGTGCATATGTAAAATGTCGATGAGCTCACAATTGTAAAAGTTTAAGAGTAACACGCTACTAGATGTCCATATGATGATGTTCTTTTAAAGAAGCGTCAAAGTATTCTGAAATGCACCTCACTTAGAACTCAGATCATACCAGTTTTCCCAAATTCTAGATCTCTGATTTAAACAAATCAGTACTGCAGGTTGGTTTACTGTTTCCTTTGGCCTATACATAGCTATGAAATTATatgagaagcaaaagaaaactacCTCCTTCATTGATATTCTTAAATCAGCAATTTTGTCCCAGAAAAACTCACAAGCTCTAGATTTACAAGGCTTGATGTCTTAAGTTCAGGGATGCTGACcaactatgttaaaaaaaaaagttctttaaaataaaatataatggtcCTACTATCTTCAAGCAATTTTTAGGACTTTTCTTAAGgcaataacatttcatttttttttatttatttatgatagtcacagagagagagagagagagagagaaagagagagaggcagagacacaggcagagggagaagcgggctccatgcactgggagcccgacgtgggactcgatcccgggtctccaggatcgcgccctgggccaaaggcagccaaaccactgcgccacccagggatcccaaggcaaTAACATTTCAATGGAAAGATTATAAACTTCTGTTAATAATATCCAGATTACCAAAATAATAAGTTCAACATGAGTTGATCTAAATAAATGAGGATATAAATACTAAATGGTGTAATACTTCACCTATATTACAAAGCTGGTACACtaggtacacacacatacacttggTACTGGTACACTTGGTACACTTGGTACACACTTGGTACCATTTGCTAAGATGTTaagatatttctgaaatatttggcATAGTGCTGCTGCTCTAGTCATCAGGACCCctacccaggaatccctcagACCACTATCACAGCAGGGGCTCCTGAATGCCCTTCCAGTGCTGTGGCTTGTGTCAGTACTGGCTGCTAAATACATACATGTCACCCCTGCGCACTTGTGCATATGTaataacaaaacaggaaaagaatcCTTTATTCGAGAAAGGGAATTCTGTGAAATGATGCTGAGATAGAATAATAGAGCCATAGAAGAGTTTTTCCCCAGGGTCTCCAGCAATAACCAGAACACCATACCAGAAGGCATCAGACAATGAAGTGGAAAATGTTCTGTGAAGTTTATTTGCCTGGTAGTTTAAATACacagtcattttttttcatttgtttttggctCTAGTAGAgtagctttctctttcttcacatgAATTTAACCACAAGTCCCTTACATCTTGGTGAATTTGGAAGAAGTATATTAATCCAAATCTTCAATTTTCACTAACGCAGCCATCTTTTCACAAATCCAAGATATCTCAGCACTGCAGcgagaaatataaatatttcctttttgaaaatagGCACAACCTTTGGATCCATTGATCTGGGCATACTCTTTAGTGCTGAATCTGAAAATTAATCcacttaaaattaattacaaatttcatatttgaaatttaatcACAATTCAGTGTTCTCAGTTTCCAAAGACTATCTATCTGAACTTTGAGAGACTTCTATAACCATAACATATCAAAGTTCTTAAAACTGGCAAATCTGAATGCTTCATTTCAAGTCAATGTCATTATAGACTGCTGGGTGActtagccagttaagcatctgactcttgatttcggctcaggtcatgatctcagggtgatgggatcAAACCTATGTCTGACTCccttggctccatgctcagcagggagtcttcttgagattctctctctctctcaaataaataaagaaatctttaaaaaatcattataaaattacACTTATCAAGTGTAAATACCCTATGTGCCTTTTTATTCAACTGATCTGCAATATTCTTTTCTTACTTCATGGCTGGGCCTATTAAATCTTCCTCTTGGAGTATGCACTTGCCAGAAGCAGCCTTAATCAGTAGGCAACAtgattcttttttggggggtgtgtgtgagggggacATGACTCTAAAGCTTAGTCCCACCACCCTGAGTTTGACACCCATAGCCTCAGGGTGTCAGTATCCACAGATTCCTAACCTTGCTGCAGGGGGCCACCTCCTCCATATTTTCACTAGGAGTGAGTGGAGGGATGATGAAAACTCCTTTGGGAGAGGGGATCCATCTTCTTAAagcccaaagtggaaacaattgCACTTACAGGTATCTCAGTCCTGTTCTATAAATCTGCAGTCCAGCAGAACATCTCAGATTAGTTTTTAATCATCTCATGCCCAGTGTTGCTCCATTTACAAAGAAGTAACTGCCATTTTTGATTGTGTGTTTATGACTTTGGACATGCTTGTCACCATGATTTTTTGTGTGAAACCAGACTCATCAATTTAATATGACTAGTAGTGGTGGTAGTTAGAGAGTGAGAAATTGGTGTGAGTAGAAAAAGCCATGACAAAATTGTGGGAAATGGGTGAAGATAAAATATATCTAGGGAGAAAAGTCTAGACATTCATTGTTATTCAGGGAATTTGGAGAGTCACAGCTGTAGCCTAGAATCCTTGAAGTAAATGAATGGTTATAACTCAATTTAAGGAAATTTTGACAACATGCAGTGAGTAAATCAGGAGGGATGTGTATGGGGGAATAACTTGATgggaagggagatggagaaaaacTTAACACACCCAGAAAGATGACAATGCTCTTGTATTTCATGTGATAGgcaaatactatatattatattatattatattatattatattatattatattataatattaaaaatacaaatataattgaATCATTTTAATATAGTTGTGATGAACTGTGTTCCTCAAGATATTTAGTTTGTAGTTGCGTAGAGAATATTATAAACTATGTGttcctttccatatttttaagatggtatctatttttttataactttagTCACAAAAACTGTAATCTTCAAAGTTTCATATATTCTGtatgtactttaaatatttcttcaaaactTTGAAGTGGCAGATTTAGTTCATTTAAGTCATGAAGGATATTTGCCATATACACTACATATATGGTAAGTCCCTGTAGCAAAACTAATTGTTAAATTAATCCATCAATTCAGACTTACTTGCTACTGGAAAATGGCTGAcaattattgaatttaaataaatgtgttaatgTATGTTCTTAGGATAAACATCACCCTTGTGACCATAGTATTGGAGAGCCAGGATAGCTAAGAGCCCAAACTTATGGTCATAAAAGCATTCAAGTTCTGATTTGGCCACTGGAGTTtagtgaccttgggcatgttatttaatctctctatGACAACtgtttcatccataaaataggaatataaCAGTGTTTTTACCATAGGGCTAATATTTATATACTACTTTGAGCAaagtaagtgtatttttttttgttaaataaaaaagtaaatttaatctAATTGATAAGCTTCAGTGTCTTGCCATGAGTTTGTCACATACACGAAATTAGGTACTCTTGCTTTTGTTATTTCGTACTGAAGCACTCTTTCCTTTGTATgttctcctcttttttttgtatctagatttatatttcttacaattaacatttattttcttagtattcCAATTTTGAGTATTATTAGCTTCTTTTGTTTCTCCCTCTAACAGTTACAGACTTACAAGGATGGAGAGGGGACAGAGCCATCCTCCCATAGCCAGTTCCTTCCAGATGGATCCCATGATAAGCCCAACCAGAAGAAAGAGAGTGTGGGTAATGGCTGTGACTTCAGAAAATCCTGAGAGAGACAACAGGAACAATGTTATGTGAGAGCCACATTCGGGTATGCAGTTGTAAGATGTTAATTCTCACTCAAAACTcactgaatgcctactatgtgagTCTGAAATTCCACCTGTTTTACTTTCTATGCTAGGAATAATTTTTATAACCAGGAaatggggcgcccgggtggcacagtcagtaaagcatctgactcttggttctcagggtccggagatcgagtcccaccttctactccatgctcagtgaggagtctgcttggggttctttctctccctctgccccttctgctcatcctctctctctctctctaataaataagaaaatctttaaaaaaatgaatatctatAACCAGTGAAGGAGATTCAACCAGACCTTTTCCTCCAAACTATCTATCTTCACCAAGGTGGAGTTCTTGTCCATGCAGTGTTTTCTACTGTTAGTCCAGGTATTCTCCTCATTTGTTGCGAAATAATAGCAGCTGTGTTGGTACCATTGCCACATTTTAGGACAAGGATTACATTTGTggtctgaaaaagaaataacacccATTAGTACAAGTTAAATAACACTGGAGTGACTGGGAg
This genomic interval from Vulpes lagopus strain Blue_001 chromosome 21, ASM1834538v1, whole genome shotgun sequence contains the following:
- the CLEC12B gene encoding C-type lectin domain family 12 member B, whose protein sequence is MFLQTSNEINSDSEKLSQLQKIIHHQQNNLSQQLSNYRSFPTEEKFLKSQISSLLRRQEQMAIKLCQELIIHTSDHKCNPCPKMWQWYQHSCYYFATNEENTWTNSRKHCMDKNSTLVKIDSLEEKDFLKSQPLPTLSFFWLGLSWDPSGRNWLWEDGSVPSPSLFSTKEYAQINGSKGCAYFQKGNIYISRCSAEISWICEKMAALVKIEDLD